In Massilia violaceinigra, one DNA window encodes the following:
- a CDS encoding bifunctional diguanylate cyclase/phosphodiesterase, whose protein sequence is MGNLLRRVRISISVSAILALLVGLALTALLFASVRRVETQARTVRFQQDAMLRINAVSGGLSDAIEQLMVVNQLFNTFGVVTRQQFHSFTAPLLARYPELHALSFQRLVSHAGRPAYEAQQRRRIPGFTITDFIGGQHGPAPRRAHYNVVEYIEPGAGNDTALGLDTSAVTTYGDARSRSRRNGRVTATGLLSLVQQRGFHTGFLVLAPVYQRQAPQDTVRQRERAVIGETAAIFRVDHLIHTLLGSARLLDQPGMSINIYASGSAQAAQLAFSNGKAPRRSSSVSALLPVWLLYDHPAPVNAVFNVAGEPWFIEVTQEPRSFMDTHAGSWYALLGGLLSSLLAAGYVYSLVSRHSAIERVAGERTAALQFANLRLTEDLALRKRTEKALRLREKVIEVSANAVIICNAEGPDYAVEYVNPAFESITGYSAAEVIGKSLKFLQGAGHDQQNIDEISAALREQREGHAVLRNYRKDGSGYWNDLFIAPVRDDAGAISHFVVAQYDISAVMRFEAELEYQANHDALTGLANRHLLAERLSSAIAQAHRAGTELWVVFVDLDRFKFVNDTLGHEAGDAMLRVLGERIKGAVGEADTVSRMGGDEFVLVLPGYPGDGGGLRVLQRIMDAVAEPLRIQAHEFFVTCSLGVAVYPADGGNADTLTKHADIAMYRAKELGRNSYQFYCPEMNARTLERLQIEADLRHALERNELVLHYQPQIDVKSGAIVGMEALLRWEHPVLGVVSPLRFIALAEEMGLIIPIGAWVIRTACLQNMAWQKAGLGRLRIAVNLSARQFTGKDLLQSVGDALEESGLEARYLELELTESMVMGDVDNAITILRMLKQLGVHLAIDDFGTGYSSLSYLSRFPIDVLKIDQSFVRDIALDADGAAIVVSIISLAHSLRQKVIAEGVETAEQLAFLRAHGCDEVQGYFFSRPVGALEFEHLLAHAPCTTG, encoded by the coding sequence ATGGGGAATTTATTGCGCCGGGTGCGCATTTCGATCTCGGTGTCGGCCATCCTGGCGCTGCTGGTCGGGCTGGCCTTGACTGCGCTGCTGTTCGCTTCGGTGCGACGGGTGGAAACCCAGGCGCGCACCGTGCGCTTCCAGCAGGATGCCATGCTGCGTATTAATGCCGTCTCCGGCGGCCTGTCGGACGCGATCGAGCAGCTAATGGTGGTCAACCAGCTGTTCAATACCTTCGGAGTGGTCACCAGGCAACAGTTCCACAGCTTCACCGCGCCCTTGCTGGCGCGTTATCCGGAACTGCACGCCCTCAGCTTCCAGCGCCTGGTCAGCCATGCCGGGCGCCCGGCCTACGAAGCGCAGCAGCGCCGGCGCATCCCGGGTTTTACCATCACCGATTTCATCGGCGGGCAGCACGGGCCGGCGCCGCGCCGCGCGCACTACAACGTGGTCGAGTATATTGAACCGGGGGCCGGCAATGACACCGCGCTCGGGCTCGACACCTCAGCCGTGACGACCTATGGCGACGCCCGCTCGCGCTCGCGCCGCAACGGCCGCGTCACCGCCACCGGCCTGCTCTCGCTGGTGCAGCAGCGCGGATTTCATACCGGCTTCCTGGTGCTCGCGCCGGTCTACCAGCGCCAGGCTCCGCAAGACACCGTCCGCCAGCGCGAACGCGCCGTGATCGGCGAAACAGCCGCCATATTCCGCGTCGACCACCTGATCCATACCCTGCTCGGCAGCGCCAGGCTGCTCGACCAGCCCGGCATGTCGATCAATATCTACGCATCGGGCTCGGCGCAGGCGGCGCAGCTGGCGTTTTCCAACGGCAAGGCGCCGCGCCGGTCCAGCAGCGTCAGCGCCCTGCTGCCCGTCTGGCTGCTGTACGACCACCCCGCCCCGGTCAACGCGGTGTTCAACGTGGCGGGAGAACCGTGGTTCATCGAAGTGACCCAGGAACCGCGCTCCTTCATGGACACGCACGCCGGATCCTGGTATGCGCTGCTGGGCGGCTTGCTGTCGAGCCTGTTGGCGGCCGGCTATGTCTACAGCCTGGTCTCGCGCCACTCGGCGATCGAGCGCGTCGCCGGCGAACGCACCGCCGCGCTGCAGTTCGCCAACCTGCGCCTGACCGAAGACCTGGCCCTGCGCAAACGCACCGAAAAGGCGCTGCGCCTGCGCGAGAAAGTCATTGAAGTGTCGGCCAACGCCGTCATCATCTGCAATGCCGAAGGCCCCGATTATGCCGTCGAGTACGTCAATCCCGCATTTGAATCAATCACCGGCTACAGCGCCGCCGAAGTCATCGGCAAGAGCCTCAAATTCCTGCAGGGCGCTGGACACGACCAGCAGAACATCGACGAAATCAGCGCCGCCCTGCGCGAACAGCGCGAAGGCCACGCCGTGCTGCGCAACTACCGCAAGGATGGCAGCGGCTACTGGAACGACCTGTTCATTGCTCCGGTGCGCGACGACGCCGGCGCGATCAGCCATTTCGTGGTGGCCCAGTACGACATCAGCGCTGTGATGCGCTTCGAGGCCGAGCTGGAATACCAGGCCAATCATGACGCCCTGACCGGGCTGGCCAACCGCCATTTGCTGGCCGAGCGGCTCTCCAGCGCGATTGCGCAGGCACACCGCGCGGGCACCGAACTGTGGGTCGTGTTCGTCGACCTCGACCGCTTCAAGTTCGTCAACGACACGCTCGGCCATGAAGCCGGCGACGCCATGCTGCGCGTGCTGGGCGAGCGCATCAAGGGTGCCGTGGGCGAGGCCGACACGGTATCGCGCATGGGCGGCGACGAGTTCGTGCTGGTCTTGCCCGGTTATCCAGGCGACGGTGGCGGTTTGCGCGTGCTCCAGCGCATCATGGATGCGGTGGCCGAGCCGCTGCGGATCCAGGCGCATGAATTTTTCGTCACCTGCAGCCTGGGCGTGGCGGTGTACCCGGCCGATGGCGGCAACGCCGACACCCTGACCAAGCATGCCGACATTGCCATGTACCGGGCCAAGGAGCTGGGGCGCAACAGTTACCAGTTCTATTGCCCCGAAATGAACGCGCGCACCCTGGAACGCTTGCAGATCGAGGCCGACCTGCGCCACGCGCTCGAACGCAACGAACTGGTGCTGCACTACCAGCCGCAGATCGATGTGAAGAGCGGCGCCATCGTCGGCATGGAAGCGCTGCTGCGCTGGGAGCATCCGGTGCTGGGCGTGGTCTCGCCGCTGCGTTTCATTGCCCTGGCCGAAGAAATGGGCCTGATCATCCCGATCGGCGCATGGGTGATTCGTACCGCATGCCTTCAGAACATGGCCTGGCAGAAGGCCGGACTGGGCCGGCTGCGCATTGCGGTCAACCTGTCGGCGCGCCAATTCACCGGCAAGGATTTGCTGCAATCGGTTGGCGACGCCCTGGAAGAAAGCGGCCTGGAGGCGCGCTACCTGGAGCTGGAACTGACCGAGAGCATGGTCATGGGCGATGTCGACAACGCCATCACCATCTTGCGCATGCTCAAGCAGCTGGGCGTGCACCTCGCCATCGACGATTTCGGAACCGGCTACTCCAGCCTGTCGTATCTGAGCCGTTTTCCCATCGACGTGCTCAAGATCGACCAGTCGTTCGTGCGCGACATTGCGCTGGACGCCGACGGAGCGGCGATCGTGGTGTCGATCATCTCACTGGCGCACAGCCTGCGCCAGAAAGTGATTGCCGAAGGAGTGGAAACCGCCGAACAGCTGGCCTTCCTGCGCGCGCATGGCTGCGATGAAGTGCAAGGCTATTTCTTCAGCCGCCCGGTGGGTGCGCTGGAATTTGAACACCTGCTGGCGCACGCGCCGTGCACCACCGGCTGA
- a CDS encoding Crp/Fnr family transcriptional regulator, which produces MSSKHDPNQNHLLAALLDAEFDRLAPHLELIPLLLGDVLSESGDKLHHLYFPTTAIVSLHYLLENGGSSEIAGVGNEGVLGVSVFMGGDSTPSRAVVQTRGHAYRLPAAILMEEFNRGGHVMRLLLRYTQALLTQMSQTAVCNRHHSVEQQLCRWLLLTLDRLPSNELTMTQELIANMLGVRREGVTEAAGRLQGYGYISYRRGHITVLDRAGLEDDVCECYAVVKKEFGRLLSDVRHRQGNIG; this is translated from the coding sequence ATGTCCAGTAAGCACGACCCTAACCAGAACCATTTGTTGGCAGCGCTTCTCGACGCCGAATTCGATCGTCTTGCCCCGCACCTCGAACTGATTCCCCTGTTGCTTGGCGACGTGTTGTCGGAATCGGGCGACAAGTTGCATCATTTATACTTCCCCACGACGGCGATCGTGTCGCTCCATTACCTTCTGGAAAATGGAGGCTCGTCCGAAATTGCCGGGGTCGGCAATGAAGGCGTACTCGGCGTGTCGGTATTCATGGGCGGCGACAGCACGCCCAGCCGCGCCGTGGTGCAGACGCGCGGCCATGCCTACCGCTTGCCGGCCGCGATCCTGATGGAAGAATTCAACCGCGGCGGCCATGTGATGCGCCTGCTGCTGCGCTACACCCAGGCCCTGCTGACGCAAATGTCGCAAACGGCGGTGTGCAACCGCCACCATTCGGTGGAGCAGCAACTGTGCCGCTGGCTGCTGCTGACCCTGGACCGCCTGCCGTCCAACGAACTGACCATGACCCAGGAATTGATCGCCAACATGCTTGGCGTGCGGCGCGAGGGCGTCACCGAGGCGGCCGGGCGCCTGCAGGGCTACGGCTACATCAGCTACCGGCGCGGACACATCACCGTGCTGGACCGGGCCGGGCTGGAGGACGACGTGTGCGAATGCTACGCTGTCGTCAAGAAGGAATTCGGACGTCTGCTGTCGGACGTGCGTCACCGCCAGGGAAACATCGGATGA
- a CDS encoding porin, whose amino-acid sequence MKTSSFAIVALCACAAGANAQTQTSVYRAALTPSDAKQGLALVDVSDLFDSGTPETATKVFGYPGKRMGLQDMTEPRRFALSNFERDRQNSRAWGLSVGISGGPVTLRLAHQNKSVAKVAPATSLGARMDAKNSIAAANVDLGNMKAYAAYSANRGWGASPLWNPDNPYGAAMASTPSTDSRDVLVGIAVPMRATTYLVSFVRKNDRDRANRDVDMLAFGATYQISRRTDFYTAYSLVKHRTGPGYMAMTAPDGGKGWSALNIGMRHSF is encoded by the coding sequence ATGAAAACATCTTCTTTTGCCATTGTTGCCTTGTGCGCCTGCGCCGCGGGTGCGAATGCTCAAACACAAACTTCCGTGTACCGGGCCGCCCTCACGCCGTCCGATGCCAAACAGGGGCTGGCGCTGGTTGATGTCAGCGATCTATTCGACTCGGGCACGCCCGAGACCGCCACCAAGGTATTCGGCTATCCCGGCAAGCGCATGGGCTTGCAGGACATGACCGAACCGCGCCGCTTTGCCCTCAGCAACTTTGAACGCGACCGCCAGAACAGCCGCGCCTGGGGCCTGTCGGTCGGTATCTCAGGCGGACCGGTCACCCTGCGCCTCGCGCACCAGAACAAGAGTGTTGCCAAAGTCGCACCGGCAACCTCGCTCGGCGCCCGCATGGATGCCAAGAATTCCATCGCCGCCGCCAATGTCGACCTGGGCAATATGAAGGCGTACGCCGCTTACAGCGCCAACCGCGGCTGGGGTGCTTCGCCGTTGTGGAATCCTGATAATCCCTACGGCGCCGCCATGGCCAGCACGCCGTCGACCGACAGCCGCGACGTACTGGTCGGCATTGCCGTGCCGATGCGCGCCACGACCTACCTGGTGTCGTTCGTGCGCAAGAACGACCGCGACCGCGCCAACCGCGATGTGGACATGCTGGCCTTCGGCGCCACCTATCAAATCTCGCGCCGCACCGATTTCTATACCGCGTATTCGCTGGTAAAACACCGTACCGGACCGGGCTACATGGCCATGACGGCGCCGGACGGCGGCAAAGGCTGGTCGGCCCTCAACATCGGCATGCGCCACTCGTTTTAA